In a single window of the Candidatus Celerinatantimonas neptuna genome:
- the hupB gene encoding DNA-binding protein HU-beta, translating into MNKAELIDHIASGADISKAAAGRALDSILESIGETLQEGNSVTLVGFGSFLVRERAERMGRNPQTGEEIRIPQAKVPAFKAGKLLKGAVN; encoded by the coding sequence GTGAATAAAGCTGAGTTAATTGATCATATTGCTTCTGGTGCTGATATTTCTAAGGCTGCAGCCGGAAGAGCTTTGGATTCGATACTTGAATCAATTGGTGAAACATTGCAAGAAGGTAATAGTGTGACTCTTGTAGGGTTTGGTTCCTTTTTAGTTCGTGAGAGGGCCGAAAGAATGGGACGAAATCCCCAGACAGGTGAAGAGATCCGGATTCCGCAGGCGAAAGTTCCAGCGTTTAAAGCCGGTAAATTATTAAAAGGTGCAGTTAACTAA
- the ppiD gene encoding Peptidyl-prolyl cis-trans isomerase D: MLEKIQEGGQSLVIKIILGLIIISFALAGIGSYLVSPGSGYAAKVNGETISKSEFEQAYQNERSQMENRYGKAFSQLASNPEYMAQVKRSVLVRLVNQKLIEQQSKAMGLAVSDDQVKQAILKMGAFQKDGSFNNTLFKQRLANAGLTPLRFSQLIRKDLINQQLQSSLFGSEFSLPNEAQRIARLQTQTRSFRYVELSTAAFKPEIRVTQKQLKDYYDTHQNEFRSPEMVNIHYILVDAKQLAQQIKVSDAKARTYLDNHASQYQQPEQRKVAHILIKFGKDPKKALQRADLIEKQLKKGANFTKLAKADSQDEFTAKKGGVLNWFQKGVMPPAFDKAAFGLKKVGDISSVVKTKYGYHIIELLGVRPAQMPPFKSLKAKLVQQVQQSEAMTKFYDLSQKLSNLSFEMPNSLKDVAKQMGVKVLSATNVSREGLPSDIQSQQVIKHIFSSTAITQQQNSNVINLSPEKALVVRVVGHHPSKVKPLKVVETQAHDALVIQKALKASNAYAKKLVASVNNMKQFNQLIADKGLKIQKINDATRFDRSFDPHVLQQVFSMAHPKVDKPLFKQFSSLSGAPYVVELTHVNQPKPKEKLIEEINHQLVGQNANEDYRLLLNYLKSKADISYHG, from the coding sequence ATGTTGGAGAAGATTCAGGAGGGAGGTCAAAGTTTAGTCATTAAGATTATTCTTGGGCTCATCATTATTTCATTTGCCCTGGCAGGAATTGGTAGCTATCTTGTCTCTCCCGGCTCCGGGTATGCTGCCAAAGTCAATGGTGAAACAATATCTAAGTCAGAATTTGAGCAGGCTTATCAAAATGAACGGAGCCAAATGGAGAACCGTTATGGAAAAGCTTTCTCTCAACTGGCTAGTAATCCTGAATATATGGCTCAGGTGAAACGAAGTGTATTAGTTCGTTTGGTGAATCAAAAACTGATTGAACAGCAGTCTAAAGCTATGGGGTTGGCTGTAAGTGATGATCAGGTTAAACAAGCCATTTTGAAAATGGGTGCATTTCAAAAAGATGGCTCTTTTAATAATACACTTTTTAAACAGCGTTTAGCCAATGCAGGATTAACGCCATTACGCTTTAGTCAATTAATCCGTAAGGATTTAATCAATCAACAATTACAAAGTTCATTATTCGGTAGCGAGTTCAGTTTGCCGAATGAAGCTCAGCGTATAGCACGTTTACAAACTCAAACCCGTAGCTTTAGGTATGTTGAGTTATCAACAGCAGCATTTAAACCAGAAATTCGGGTTACTCAAAAGCAGCTGAAAGATTATTATGATACCCATCAAAATGAGTTTCGCTCTCCAGAAATGGTCAATATTCACTATATTTTGGTTGATGCTAAGCAATTGGCTCAGCAAATTAAAGTATCTGATGCTAAGGCTAGAACTTATCTGGATAATCATGCAAGTCAATATCAGCAGCCAGAACAACGTAAAGTTGCCCACATTCTAATTAAGTTTGGCAAGGATCCGAAAAAGGCCCTACAACGAGCTGATTTAATCGAAAAGCAGCTTAAAAAAGGTGCTAATTTTACGAAACTCGCCAAAGCAGACTCACAAGATGAGTTTACTGCTAAAAAAGGTGGGGTGTTAAATTGGTTTCAAAAAGGCGTGATGCCTCCAGCTTTTGATAAGGCGGCATTTGGCTTGAAAAAAGTTGGCGATATCAGTTCAGTTGTTAAAACTAAATACGGTTACCATATTATTGAACTGCTCGGTGTCAGACCTGCTCAAATGCCTCCATTCAAGAGCCTAAAAGCGAAGTTGGTTCAACAGGTCCAGCAGTCAGAGGCGATGACGAAGTTTTATGATTTGTCACAAAAATTAAGTAACTTGTCATTTGAAATGCCAAATAGTCTGAAAGATGTTGCGAAACAGATGGGGGTAAAAGTTCTATCAGCTACCAATGTCAGCCGTGAAGGGTTGCCATCTGATATCCAGAGCCAACAGGTCATTAAACATATTTTCTCGTCAACAGCGATTACGCAGCAGCAAAATAGTAATGTTATAAATTTAAGTCCTGAAAAAGCGTTGGTTGTTCGTGTTGTTGGACATCATCCGTCGAAAGTGAAACCACTTAAGGTTGTTGAGACGCAGGCTCATGATGCACTTGTCATACAAAAAGCTTTAAAAGCAAGCAATGCGTATGCTAAAAAACTGGTTGCATCGGTCAACAACATGAAACAGTTCAATCAGTTGATTGCCGATAAAGGGTTGAAGATACAAAAAATTAATGATGCAACGCGTTTTGACCGCAGCTTTGACCCACACGTGCTTCAGCAGGTATTTTCTATGGCCCATCCTAAAGTGGATAAGCCACTGTTTAAACAGTTCAGCTCGTTATCTGGAGCTCCTTATGTTGTTGAATTAACCCATGTCAATCAGCCTAAACCAAAGGAAAAATTGATTGAAGAGATTAATCATCAATTGGTAGGACAAAATGCCAACGAAGATTATCGTTTGTTGCTAAACTATTTGAAGAGTAAGGCAGATATTTCTTATCACGGTTAA
- the fabV gene encoding Enoyl-[acyl-carrier-protein] reductase [NADH] — MIIKPKIRGFICTTTHPTGCEAHVNEQIRYVQNNGNITNSPKRVLVIGASTGYGLASRITAAFGCGASTLGVFLEKAPTEKKTGSAGWYNSAAFEKASHQQGLYAKSINGDAFSDEIRQVTIDQIRSDLEQVDLVVYSLASPVRKMPDTGEVIRSTLKPIGETYTATAVDTNKDEIFEASIEPANQEEIDNTVKVMGGQDWELWIDALKKAGVLAKGSQTVAYSYIGADLTWPIYWHGTIGQAKKDLDRAATAINSSLSELDGQANVTVLKSVVTQASAAIPVMPLYLSMVFKIMQEKGLHEGCIEQIHRLFDQRLYGNNQDIPVDKGNRIRLDDWELKEDVQQACRDMWPQITTENLQEKTAYQLYKDEFMRLFGFGLSGVDYNADVSSLVEFNPIQL, encoded by the coding sequence ATGATCATTAAACCAAAAATTCGTGGATTTATTTGCACAACAACACATCCAACCGGTTGTGAAGCTCATGTTAATGAACAAATCCGCTATGTCCAAAACAATGGAAACATTACCAATAGCCCGAAACGGGTATTAGTTATCGGTGCTTCTACAGGTTATGGATTAGCCTCTCGAATTACAGCTGCTTTTGGCTGTGGTGCATCAACCCTTGGTGTATTTCTGGAAAAAGCGCCAACTGAGAAAAAAACCGGATCTGCAGGCTGGTATAATAGTGCAGCTTTTGAAAAAGCATCCCACCAACAAGGACTTTATGCCAAAAGCATTAACGGGGATGCATTCTCTGACGAAATTCGACAGGTAACAATTGATCAAATTCGTTCAGATTTAGAACAGGTCGATTTAGTCGTTTACTCTCTGGCCTCTCCTGTACGAAAAATGCCAGATACAGGCGAAGTAATTCGTTCCACACTTAAGCCGATTGGCGAAACATATACGGCTACTGCCGTTGATACAAACAAAGATGAAATCTTTGAGGCCAGTATAGAACCAGCCAATCAAGAAGAAATCGACAATACAGTCAAAGTGATGGGTGGACAAGATTGGGAACTGTGGATCGACGCTTTAAAAAAAGCGGGCGTATTAGCGAAAGGATCACAAACAGTCGCTTATAGTTATATCGGTGCTGATTTAACCTGGCCCATCTACTGGCATGGTACCATCGGTCAGGCAAAAAAAGACTTAGACCGGGCAGCAACAGCGATCAACAGTAGCTTATCAGAATTAGATGGTCAGGCTAATGTAACCGTCTTAAAAAGTGTTGTAACTCAAGCCAGTGCAGCGATTCCTGTCATGCCACTCTATTTATCCATGGTCTTTAAAATTATGCAGGAAAAAGGTTTACATGAGGGCTGCATAGAGCAGATCCATCGTTTGTTTGATCAAAGGCTCTATGGAAACAATCAAGATATTCCTGTTGATAAAGGTAATCGTATTCGACTAGATGACTGGGAACTCAAAGAAGATGTTCAACAGGCATGCCGCGATATGTGGCCACAAATTACAACTGAAAACCTACAAGAAAAAACAGCTTATCAACTCTACAAAGATGAGTTTATGCGGTTATTTGGGTTTGGCTTATCAGGCGTTGATTATAATGCTGATGTAAGCTCTCTTGTTGAGTTCAACCCGATTCAGCTATGA
- the sapF gene encoding Putrescine export system ATP-binding protein SapF, with product MSALLEIINLSQQIKVQQGWFKRQTLDILSSVNLTLKQGHTLSIIGESGSGKSTLVRLIAGLNCPTHGEIRINGELLEYGAHSKRCKLVRMIFQDPNTSLNPRSRIGRILEVPLALNTYMSEQQRRDRISSTLKLVGLLPEHAEYYPQMLSSGQKQRVALARALILNPKIVIADESISSLDVSVRSQIINLLIELQNRFGLSYIIVSNDLGMVSHMSDQVAVMYKGTIVEWTQTEMLFNQPQHEITQRLLSAYNTVFKK from the coding sequence ATGAGTGCATTACTGGAAATAATCAATTTATCCCAACAGATCAAAGTTCAACAAGGTTGGTTTAAACGACAGACACTGGATATTTTAAGCTCTGTCAATTTAACCTTAAAACAGGGTCATACGCTCTCGATAATTGGTGAATCCGGATCGGGTAAATCAACATTAGTCCGTTTAATTGCAGGCCTCAATTGTCCAACTCACGGTGAAATTCGAATTAACGGAGAACTTCTGGAATACGGTGCTCATAGCAAACGCTGTAAACTGGTCAGAATGATTTTTCAGGACCCTAATACATCGTTGAACCCCCGAAGTCGTATAGGGCGTATACTGGAAGTTCCACTGGCCTTAAATACTTATATGAGTGAGCAACAGCGACGAGACAGGATCTCTTCGACATTAAAGCTTGTTGGCCTGCTCCCAGAACATGCTGAATATTACCCACAAATGCTAAGTAGTGGTCAAAAGCAACGTGTAGCATTGGCCCGGGCACTTATCCTCAATCCTAAAATAGTAATTGCCGATGAAAGTATTTCATCGCTTGATGTATCCGTTCGCTCACAGATTATTAACCTTCTAATCGAACTACAAAATCGATTTGGTTTAAGTTATATCATCGTATCCAATGATCTGGGAATGGTCAGTCACATGAGTGACCAGGTTGCAGTCATGTATAAAGGAACAATTGTCGAGTGGACCCAAACAGAAATGCTATTTAATCAACCTCAACATGAAATCACTCAGCGCTTACTTAGTGCTTACAATACAGTATTTAAAAAATAA
- the sapD gene encoding Peptide transport system ATP-binding protein SapD has translation MALLDIRNLTIEIETPSGLVKAVDKVNITIAEGEIRALVGESGSGKSLIAKALLGVTKPTWKIRADRMRLGKLDLLSLSPKQRRKIMGREIAMIFQEPSSCLDPSEKIGGQIKEAIPWSLFKGHFWQRFRWRKKQAQILLHRVGIKHPRRIMRSYPYELSDGLCQKIMIAMAIAGQPRLLVADEPTTSMETTTAMQILRLLDKLNKLNNTAILLINHDFRTLADLADKVTVLYCGQTVESGQSKQVLENPHHPYTSALINSVPNYRDGLKPKTRLASLTGAIPSLQHLPIGCRLGPRCPRAQKECVQQPVLRNLKTHYFACHYPLNWDETNQ, from the coding sequence ATGGCATTGCTGGATATACGTAATCTGACCATTGAAATCGAAACACCAAGCGGTCTGGTTAAAGCTGTAGACAAAGTTAACATCACTATAGCAGAAGGTGAAATTAGAGCTTTGGTTGGAGAGTCTGGTTCAGGAAAAAGCCTAATTGCCAAAGCACTGCTCGGTGTCACCAAACCAACATGGAAAATCCGTGCCGATCGTATGCGGTTAGGTAAGTTAGACTTACTGTCTCTTTCACCGAAACAACGAAGAAAAATCATGGGCCGTGAAATTGCGATGATTTTTCAGGAACCATCGAGTTGTCTCGATCCATCCGAAAAAATCGGAGGACAAATTAAAGAAGCCATTCCCTGGAGCTTATTCAAGGGCCACTTTTGGCAACGATTCCGTTGGCGGAAAAAACAAGCGCAAATCTTACTACATCGGGTTGGCATCAAACATCCACGAAGAATAATGCGAAGCTACCCTTATGAGCTCTCTGATGGTTTATGTCAAAAAATAATGATTGCAATGGCTATTGCCGGGCAACCCAGATTATTAGTTGCCGATGAACCGACAACATCGATGGAAACAACCACAGCTATGCAAATCCTCCGACTGCTGGATAAATTAAACAAACTAAACAATACCGCGATTTTGTTAATCAACCATGATTTCAGAACGCTTGCAGATCTAGCGGATAAAGTCACTGTATTGTACTGTGGACAAACTGTTGAATCGGGACAATCTAAACAGGTGCTAGAAAACCCTCACCACCCTTATACATCAGCATTAATTAACTCGGTTCCCAATTACCGTGATGGACTAAAACCGAAAACCCGTTTAGCATCACTTACCGGAGCTATTCCATCTTTGCAGCATCTCCCCATTGGATGCAGACTCGGTCCCAGATGCCCAAGAGCACAAAAAGAATGTGTTCAACAGCCTGTACTTCGCAATTTGAAAACTCACTATTTTGCCTGCCATTATCCACTGAACTGGGATGAAACCAATCAATGA
- the sapC gene encoding Peptide transport system permease protein SapC, with translation MNNSSNIFAHEYIPSASVRIWNNFRNNRLAMLGLWLFIVFCILAIAAPYITPYPFAQQSNLLLLPPSWQNNGMIEHFLGTDDLGRDMLSRIIYGARLTFGSAILLTMIALFIGVPIGIAAGFTKGLKSSILHHLMDTALSIPSLIMALLLVSVMGMGLHATLIAVTLAQIPKFIRSTYNAVTEQMPKEYLQAIKLDGASIFHILKYGILPNTLETIVAQTTRALSSAILDIAALGFIGIGAQPPCPEWGNLLAGTRDLLLVAPWTVTLPGIAIMMSILSVNLVGEGWRKALSEGIE, from the coding sequence ATGAACAACTCTAGCAATATCTTCGCCCACGAATATATTCCGTCGGCAAGTGTTCGCATATGGAATAATTTTCGAAACAATCGATTAGCGATGCTGGGACTGTGGCTCTTTATTGTATTTTGCATCCTTGCAATAGCCGCCCCATACATAACACCTTACCCATTTGCTCAGCAAAGCAATCTGTTGCTACTCCCCCCTTCCTGGCAAAACAATGGCATGATAGAACATTTCCTGGGAACCGATGACCTAGGACGGGATATGTTATCACGCATTATTTATGGAGCACGTCTAACCTTTGGAAGTGCCATATTACTCACCATGATTGCCTTATTCATTGGTGTTCCGATAGGCATCGCGGCAGGCTTCACCAAGGGTCTTAAATCCAGCATTCTGCATCATTTGATGGATACAGCATTATCAATTCCATCTTTGATCATGGCACTATTATTAGTCTCTGTAATGGGGATGGGACTTCATGCAACATTAATTGCGGTAACTCTGGCGCAAATTCCAAAATTCATTCGCTCAACATATAACGCCGTCACAGAGCAAATGCCTAAAGAATATTTACAGGCCATCAAACTTGATGGCGCATCCATTTTCCATATTCTAAAATACGGTATTCTACCCAATACATTAGAAACGATTGTAGCTCAGACTACACGGGCATTATCATCAGCAATTCTTGACATTGCCGCACTTGGGTTTATTGGCATTGGAGCTCAACCCCCCTGCCCTGAGTGGGGGAATCTGCTTGCAGGTACTCGTGATCTGCTACTTGTCGCGCCCTGGACTGTCACACTGCCAGGAATTGCAATCATGATGAGTATTTTATCCGTTAATCTCGTTGGTGAAGGATGGCGCAAAGCACTAAGTGAGGGGATCGAATAA
- the sapB gene encoding Putrescine export system permease protein SapB, giving the protein MMLRYFIRRIMLLLITLLILNLIAFLLDRYLPGGVVPGHGNPFKLFGLFVWNNLHGHLGLSPVTGQPILKDILRVFPATLELCFSAFIISLVVGIPLGTICGLFQRHWIRRVIMSLTIIGYCTPVFWLAIILVMNFSLNLGWFPVSGRFSLLINIPHVTGFSLIDSLLLPPSQRIPALLSVLHHIVLPASVLAVLPTTEVIRQISTAITKTMQENYIKAAMLKGLSKREIVLHHALRNTLPNIFPNLSLQFGSILTMAMVVEVVFSWPGIGKWLIIAIFQHDYVAIRSGMLVVASFVICASVLTDLLTAIISPMRKKEIYEQL; this is encoded by the coding sequence ATGATGTTACGTTACTTCATCAGGCGAATCATGCTACTGCTAATCACCCTGCTGATTCTGAACTTAATAGCTTTTTTACTAGACCGCTACCTACCCGGCGGTGTAGTTCCTGGCCATGGTAATCCGTTCAAATTATTCGGATTATTTGTATGGAATAACTTACATGGTCATTTAGGGCTATCTCCTGTTACAGGACAACCCATACTCAAAGACATACTGCGGGTGTTCCCTGCGACACTGGAGCTATGTTTCTCGGCCTTTATCATTTCTCTGGTTGTGGGTATTCCTTTAGGCACGATCTGCGGATTATTCCAACGACACTGGATTAGACGCGTTATTATGAGCCTGACGATAATTGGCTATTGCACACCCGTCTTTTGGTTAGCCATTATACTGGTCATGAATTTTTCTCTTAATCTTGGATGGTTTCCTGTTTCGGGACGATTTAGTCTGCTAATCAACATTCCCCATGTCACCGGCTTTTCACTCATTGACTCATTACTACTTCCTCCGTCGCAACGGATTCCAGCTTTACTCTCCGTTCTTCACCATATAGTTCTTCCAGCTTCAGTACTTGCTGTATTGCCAACCACTGAAGTCATCCGACAAATTTCAACAGCAATAACCAAAACCATGCAGGAGAACTATATAAAAGCTGCAATGCTCAAAGGGTTATCCAAAAGAGAAATTGTACTTCATCATGCTCTGCGCAATACACTACCCAATATTTTCCCTAATCTGAGCCTGCAATTTGGAAGTATATTAACCATGGCAATGGTTGTTGAGGTAGTTTTCTCCTGGCCAGGAATAGGGAAATGGTTAATCATTGCTATTTTTCAGCATGATTATGTTGCTATCCGTAGTGGTATGTTAGTCGTAGCTAGTTTTGTAATATGTGCATCAGTGCTTACCGATCTATTAACAGCAATTATTTCTCCGATGCGAAAAAAGGAAATTTATGAACAACTCTAG
- a CDS encoding Putative pterin-4-alpha-carbinolamine dehydratase — protein sequence MAKKERSKSVSLLNEEQIEKLLAHLSHWHLQLVDSHPRLVKNYKCEHFAAAMLFANQIANMAELENHHPRLLVEYKRVQISWWSHEPVGLTEMDFLMAARCDELAERNTG from the coding sequence ATGGCCAAAAAAGAGCGATCAAAATCAGTTTCACTATTAAATGAGGAGCAGATTGAAAAGCTGTTAGCTCATCTGAGTCATTGGCATTTGCAACTAGTTGATAGTCATCCTCGATTAGTTAAAAATTACAAATGTGAGCATTTTGCTGCTGCGATGTTGTTTGCTAATCAGATTGCAAATATGGCTGAATTAGAGAATCATCATCCTCGCCTATTAGTTGAATATAAAAGAGTACAAATTAGTTGGTGGTCTCATGAACCAGTTGGTTTGACGGAAATGGATTTTCTGATGGCGGCTCGTTGTGATGAGTTGGCTGAGCGTAATACAGGATAA
- the tyrR gene encoding Transcriptional regulatory protein TyrR produces MIRLEIVCPCGIEVISRIFEILTSFNVVLKGIETNTVGYLYLVISDVEFSQLQSLLTKLRYIDVVCDARVLRAIPSELEHREVQLLLNTISAPVILVDRDGVISQVNEAFAFACCCPREQLISQPFSEYIKGFSLGRWLGSGQGRSESAEVYLGERPYQAQIEPLAEESSVLNLPTALMILHPDSCLVPDLDLSSIRDSFAPFGLIAHHPSYLRVVEQIKQVAEQSRPLLLYGEIGSGRKFSAQLLNHFRGNSPEQMVCIDGLISDTILDEQLLDIVVDLPEMVLVRQIEKLQPAQFSRLISQLHSVTQVVYTSSLPPGELIDRFGSDMFYSGISQCLEILPLRMRLEDIIPLVQAWLDEEFLNYGQPSPTLTKSVQQFIKKCSWPGNIAQLLQVLRDTMSITGPRAWTVKDIQYSHQSESYSIDLNGILDHDYHQAMSEFERLLLNHHYPHYPSTRSLAKKLGLSHTAVAKKLKEHKIT; encoded by the coding sequence ATGATACGACTGGAGATTGTGTGCCCATGCGGTATCGAAGTCATTTCCCGTATATTTGAAATATTGACAAGTTTTAATGTTGTTTTAAAAGGAATTGAGACAAATACAGTAGGTTACCTTTACCTAGTAATTTCTGATGTTGAGTTTAGCCAATTGCAGAGTTTATTGACTAAACTGCGTTATATTGATGTTGTTTGTGACGCGAGAGTTCTCCGGGCTATTCCTTCTGAATTAGAGCATCGTGAAGTTCAGCTATTATTAAATACTATTTCAGCCCCTGTTATTTTAGTTGATCGGGATGGCGTAATTAGTCAGGTTAATGAAGCCTTTGCTTTTGCATGTTGTTGTCCCCGCGAGCAGTTAATCAGTCAGCCGTTTTCTGAATATATCAAAGGATTCTCTTTAGGTCGGTGGCTGGGTAGTGGGCAAGGCCGTTCTGAGTCGGCTGAAGTTTATCTTGGAGAGCGTCCTTATCAGGCTCAGATAGAACCTTTAGCTGAAGAATCTTCCGTACTTAATCTCCCCACTGCACTGATGATCTTACATCCGGATAGTTGTCTTGTTCCTGATTTGGATTTATCCAGTATTCGCGATAGCTTTGCTCCTTTTGGGTTGATTGCTCATCATCCATCGTATCTTCGGGTTGTCGAACAAATTAAACAAGTCGCTGAGCAGTCTCGTCCGTTATTACTCTATGGAGAAATAGGGAGTGGTCGAAAATTTTCAGCTCAACTACTTAATCATTTTCGGGGGAATTCGCCTGAGCAAATGGTTTGTATCGATGGTTTAATCAGCGATACTATTCTTGACGAGCAATTATTGGATATTGTTGTTGATTTACCTGAAATGGTGCTTGTTCGTCAGATTGAAAAGCTACAACCTGCTCAATTTTCAAGATTAATTTCCCAATTACATTCGGTAACACAAGTTGTATATACATCATCATTACCTCCCGGGGAGCTGATTGATCGTTTTGGAAGTGACATGTTTTATTCTGGCATCAGTCAGTGCCTTGAAATTTTGCCATTAAGAATGCGCCTTGAAGATATTATTCCACTTGTTCAGGCTTGGTTAGATGAAGAATTTTTAAACTATGGGCAGCCTTCACCAACATTGACTAAATCTGTGCAACAATTTATCAAAAAATGTTCCTGGCCTGGGAATATTGCACAATTATTGCAGGTGTTACGTGATACTATGTCTATCACAGGACCACGGGCTTGGACCGTTAAGGATATTCAATATAGTCATCAAAGCGAGAGTTATTCCATTGACTTAAATGGCATTTTAGATCATGACTATCATCAGGCTATGTCTGAATTTGAACGGCTACTTTTGAATCACCATTATCCGCATTATCCAAGTACGCGGTCGTTAGCAAAAAAATTAGGGCTGTCGCATACAGCCGTTGCGAAGAAACTCAAAGAACACAAAATTACATGA
- the leuB gene encoding 3-isopropylmalate dehydrogenase — translation MNHYKIALLAGDGIGPEIMQEAVKVLKAVEARHSDVKFELNPALFGAAAYFETGKSFPEETIRICDEADAILKGTIGLSHEESQKIPVDEQPERGALLPMRRRYNTFANFRPVYLPKELSFFSPLKEEVIGEGIDFVIIRELVGGLYFGEKILGVNDQGLRYVKEILEYDESQIRAIVKVAFETAQSRKKVLHNIHKSNVLKSSVLWNEIVAEVSQDFPEVEVKHILVDAAATYLCLNPGQFDVMVMENMFGDILSDLGGGILGSLGLMPSACVGPDKSYFEPSHGSAPDIAGQNIANPYSMIGSVALMLDMSFGMKQEAQNLWQAMRAVFAAGFSTPDLAKGKDVKLINTDAFGDMVVSELNKLPID, via the coding sequence ATGAATCATTATAAAATTGCATTATTGGCTGGTGATGGTATTGGTCCGGAAATTATGCAAGAAGCTGTCAAAGTATTAAAAGCGGTCGAAGCTCGTCATAGTGATGTTAAATTTGAACTGAATCCTGCCTTGTTTGGTGCAGCAGCGTACTTTGAAACAGGAAAGTCTTTCCCTGAAGAAACAATTCGGATATGTGATGAAGCTGATGCGATTTTAAAAGGCACAATTGGTCTTAGCCATGAAGAATCTCAAAAAATCCCGGTTGATGAACAGCCTGAAAGAGGTGCTTTATTGCCGATGCGCCGTCGGTACAACACGTTTGCGAATTTCCGTCCGGTTTATTTACCCAAAGAGCTTTCATTTTTTTCACCATTGAAAGAAGAAGTGATCGGTGAGGGAATTGATTTCGTCATTATTCGTGAGCTGGTCGGTGGACTTTACTTCGGTGAAAAAATTCTGGGGGTAAATGATCAGGGGCTGCGTTATGTAAAAGAAATCCTTGAATACGATGAATCACAGATTCGGGCGATTGTGAAAGTTGCGTTTGAAACAGCTCAGTCACGTAAGAAAGTCTTGCATAATATCCACAAAAGTAACGTATTAAAGTCCAGTGTATTGTGGAATGAAATTGTGGCTGAAGTTAGTCAGGATTTTCCTGAGGTTGAAGTGAAGCATATTTTAGTTGATGCAGCTGCAACATATCTTTGTTTGAACCCTGGTCAATTTGATGTCATGGTCATGGAAAATATGTTTGGTGATATATTAAGTGATCTGGGTGGTGGTATTTTAGGTTCTCTGGGATTAATGCCATCAGCTTGTGTCGGACCTGATAAATCTTATTTTGAACCTTCTCATGGTAGTGCTCCTGATATTGCCGGACAAAATATTGCAAACCCTTATTCAATGATTGGATCAGTTGCATTGATGTTGGATATGAGTTTTGGTATGAAACAGGAAGCACAGAACTTATGGCAGGCAATGAGAGCAGTTTTTGCTGCGGGCTTCTCTACACCTGATTTGGCAAAAGGCAAAGATGTGAAACTGATTAATACTGATGCCTTTGGTGATATGGTCGTTAGTGAATTAAATAAGTTACCAATTGATTGA
- the cspV_1 gene encoding Cold shock protein CspV, producing the protein MSNRLTGTVKFFNETKGFGFITQLHGGPDVFVHFSAIQCEGFKTLKDGQQVEFTLGQSPKGPQAENVVPL; encoded by the coding sequence ATGTCTAACAGATTGACTGGTACCGTAAAATTCTTTAATGAAACTAAAGGGTTTGGTTTTATTACACAACTCCATGGAGGACCTGATGTGTTTGTTCATTTCAGTGCAATCCAATGCGAAGGGTTTAAAACCTTAAAAGACGGTCAGCAGGTCGAATTCACTTTAGGCCAGAGCCCTAAAGGACCTCAAGCAGAGAATGTCGTTCCTCTGTAA